The genomic interval AGCCGATCAGATAGacggagatggggaggactTGTTGGGATTCGTTGGTAATGTCCCATTTGTCTGAGATAAAAGGCAGGGCGTTGGCTGGGAGGGCAGAGCCCATGgttgagttgatgatgagcatCATGCAAGTGATGAGGATGCAGGCTTTCTTGCCGGGGGACCACTCGTGCGGGTTGCCCGTGTCGTGGTCGGGTTCCCAGGAGACGAtcatttcttcttcatcgtccgAGGTGGCGTGGCTGGAGGCGTAGTATGGAAAGGGGGTAGAAGTGGCGGGGGACTTTTTGAGGGAAGAGCTTTTGGTGAGGGTTccggttggtggttgggggtaTTGGGTTTgttcttgctgttgctgttgagcgGGTTCAAAGGCCGCGATATCAAGCTCGCCGGCGAGAATGCTCATGCATGTTGGGCAGCGAGGATGAGCCTGCTCTGGAACCTGGGGTTCTTCCCGGTTCTCCCCACTGCTCTCGCCAACATCTCGCGCGGGCTGCGTGCTTGCCATTGACACCCCTCGGCCCTCAGTGCCTCCAGCGGCGGCCAGGATAGCCTGGACTTCCTCTTTCGACAAGCCCAGAATATCAAAGGAGCACTCCCGTTTCACCGATCCATCGGGTGATACCACTCGCTGGCACATATCTGGTGTAGAAACTGTGGCACGAAGAGCGGATGGTGGGCGAGCTCGTGTGGTCCTGATTAACGGAAACGCTCTGGGGACCTGCGTCAGAGTTACTTCTTCCGAGACCGTTTCGATCGCGTCTTTCTCCTGTGGTGCTTCGACCTGTTTCTCACTCTCCCGGATAGCTTCTTCGTCTTTGGGTTCCTTAACTACGGGTTCATCAGACTTCTCGGGAACATCAAGTGTTGTATGAGTGTCATGATAGCTCTGGAAGGATGGCCTGTGGTGAACATCGTCTCCTCCGTCGTACTGGCTGCTGGTTCGTTGTGGCTCTTCCATGGCGATCAGGAAGCTTGATCGACTACCCAAAATCTACAGCCAGGAGGTGAAGGTTGGGTGTGGAGGACAGGGCCCTGGTGATTGTAAAAGAGTGTATTGGTCGAAATGTCAGTCACCAAGTCTGGCCAGAAGCAAAAATCCAACTCCGGGGAGCAGAAGATCAAATATCCCATCCACAGCTCGAGAGAGCGTGGACAGACGGCGCCATGGGCGAGCTGAAGCAACCGATCACACATGTCAGAGTGTAGCCCGCAACACCAGAAATAAGGCCACCAAGGTAGTTGGTTGCCGGGCATCACTGTGCATATTCTCCTGAAAAGCTTGAAAAAGACCCTAGGAGAGGTAGTGTGTTGGTCCTCTGTAACCATCGGGTCGGTGATAGCCCGGCTGCCGTTGAACTAGCTTTCGAAAAGAGGGGACTAATGGGTCTAATGTCCCATCTAGTAGGACAGAGTTAGAACGGCGTCGATGTGATAATGTGCACCACGAGACTGGGCCAACTGCAGGCCCGACGAAGGTGAGGTGAGCTGCCTTCTTTTCGGCGATAGCATTGCATCTCGACTCCTGTAGGGTGTGTGAGTTGGCGGTGAGCTGTCATGATCTACCATATCGTGACAATAGACGAAGACAGCACCAGGTATCTCAGAGGCCCGGCCGAGAAATAAGGAGTCATCTGCAGGACTTGGCGGTCAATTGTCAAGTCCCGCACCCTGCATTTATGGGTGTCGGGTATCTGAACACCCACTATAGCACAGCTCGAAGATGTAGTACGTGGTGGCTACTTCACAAGGGGACCTTCCCCCTGATTGGGGCTGAAACTGGCCCATGGAAAGGGTATCTGGAACGCGCAAGGCTCAGTCGTAGGGCCAAATTACCGGGCCGTAGCATCGAGGTCTTGCTACTAAGTTTTGACGCGTTCCTAGCGGGATGATGTCAAAGCCACGTCTGTGGGACATTAACAAAGCAAGTCATAATGGAGGTTCAGATTGGATTTCTTGATATTGCGCGCAAGACGGGATGCTATGTGCATTAGCAATGCCCAACCCGACTATCGTGCTTGGATGTAGCTTACGAATTACTACACCCAGACCCCTTCATGAACGAATCTCCAATGGCATTGTAGCCAGTAGATCAAATGAGTCCCGAACAAGTGGTGATGTGTCGgcctctctcctccatcccaaaccaGGCGTCGAGTTGGCCACAGGGTGGTTTCTCAAACTGAGATCATTGCCCCATCGTTTTCCTGCAAGATTCACAGAGTCAGGAGATGTCGGGGAACGGTGGCAGGTGAAAAGTGCAGACGTCGGGCAGCGGAATGCGGGGAGCCATCACCGCTGACATGCAGTAAGATGTTTCACATGTCTCGCAAAGAAGAGCTGTCCATTTCCTCCCATCATGTCTCGAGATTGATAGTCTTTCCAAATCGCGCATACAGCTCCACCTTCAGCTGCGTCATTTCCTCCCGAATGGTGGCCATCTtgtcctccaactccccgatttcctcctcaatcttggctgttgagaggccaaggagctcCTGTGCCTGTGGTAGCGgcaggtggaagaaggcgtCTCCAATCTTGTACCTGGTAAATGTCAGAGCATGTGGCGGGAGATAATGATGCAGGAAGCAGAGAAAAACTCACGGAACAaggtcatcctcgtcggcgAGCTCAAGCT from Podospora pseudoanserina strain CBS 124.78 chromosome 6, whole genome shotgun sequence carries:
- a CDS encoding hypothetical protein (COG:O; EggNog:ENOG503P4NE) — protein: MNLSRRMLTKEEEDAVGDEIEVRREDQDKINKFSRLHSHELTLEEELKVKNKEKEELDDITTELELADEDDLVPYKIGDAFFHLPLPQAQELLGLSTAKIEEEIGELEDKMATIREEMTQLKVELYARFGKTINLET